In a single window of the Anguilla rostrata isolate EN2019 chromosome 4, ASM1855537v3, whole genome shotgun sequence genome:
- the LOC135253147 gene encoding WD repeat-containing protein 47-like isoform X1, producing the protein MTAEETINIKEVEIIKLILDFLNSRKLHISMLALEKESGVINGLYSDDMLFLRQLVLDGQWDEVLQFIQPLECMDKFDRKRFRYIVLKQKFLEALCVNNAMSADNEPQHMEVTMQEAVKCLHSLEEFCPSKEDYSKLCLLLTLPRLTNHAEFKDWNPSTARVHCFEEACVMVAEFIPADRKLSEAGFKASGNRLFQLLIKGVLYECCVEFCQSKATGEQITESEVLLGIDVLCGNGCDDLDLSLLSWLQNLAPGVFSCAFEQKVLNIHVDRLAKPAKAAYADLLTPLITKLSPHPASPLRRPQSADTYMSRSLNPALDGLSHGLAGQDKRAAELGGKASPMSHSFANFQYPGGPSLTRSLMMEHADCRRIYEEAPERTNASVDRMLGSVGPLAPRPSSAPGGEAPPPGSSERNELRDSSDQFQEYYRQRMRVQQHLEQKEQQRQLYQQMLLEGGVNQQEGPDGQHNLTDKFLNKSIQKLEELNVGMENLGEEVQPMRNGKAGSAGHAPGNNITLTPETGQAQAGASVVSSTPHRGGARGMPSLDESPVLVPQSVQKDSDTQPPALNDTGSSPTRRTQSQEGDKPKAQFVAISTLEDTQAVRAVAFHPSGALYAVGSNSKTLRVCAYPDVLDPSGSDCIKQPVVRFKRNKHHKGSIYCVAWSHCGQLLATGSNDKYVKVLPFNAETCNATGPDLEFSMHDGTIRDLAFMEGPESGGTILISAGAGDCNIYTTDCQRGQGLHALSGHTGHILSLYTWGGWMIASGSQDKTVRFWDLRVPSCVRVVGTALHGTGSAVASVAVDPSGRLLATGQEDCSCMLYDIRGGRMVQTYRPHSSDVRSVRFSPGAHYLLTGSYDNKVIITDLQGDLTKQLPLTVVGEHGDKVIQCRWHTHDLSFLSSSADRTVTLWAHNP; encoded by the exons ATGACTGCGGAGGAGACCATCAATATCAAAGAGGTGGAGATCATTAAGCTGATCCTGGACTTCCTCAACTCTCGCAAGCTGCACATCAGCATGCTGGCCCTAGAGAAGGAGAGTGGGGTCATCAATGGCCTCTACTCAGATGACATGCTCTTCCTTAG ACAACTGGTACTAGATGGCCAGTGGGATGAGGTCCTACAATTTATACAGCCCTTGGAGTGCATGGATAAGTTTGACCGAAAGAG GTTTCGCTACATCGTCCTGAAGCAGAAGTTTCTGGAAGCCCTGTGCGTGAACAACGCCATGTCGGCAGACAACGAGCCCCAGCAT aTGGAGGTCACCATGCAGGAGGCGGTCAAGTGCCTCCACTCCCTGGAGGAGTTCTGTCCCTCCAAGGAGGACTACAGCAAGCTGTGCCTGCTCCTGACGCTGCCCCGCCTCACCAACCACGCCGAGTTCAAGGACTGGAACCCGAGCACGGCGCGCGTGCACTGCTTCGAGGAGGCCTGCGTGATGGTGGCCGAGTTCATCCCGGCCGACCGCAAGCTGAGCGAGGCCGGCTTCAAGGCCAGCGGCAACCGGCTCTTCCAGCTGCTCATCAAGGGCGTGCTGTACGAGTGCTGCGTGGAGTTCTGCCAGAGCAAGGCCACGGGCGAGCAGATCACCGAGAGCGAGGTGCTGCTGGGCATCGACGTGCTCTGCGGCAACGGCTGCGACGACCTGGACCTCAGCCTGCTGTCCTGGCTGCAGAACCTGGCGCCCGGCGTCTTCTCCTGCGCCTTCGAGCAGAAGGTGCTCAACATCCACGTGGACCGGCTGGCCAAGCCGGCCAAGGCCGCCTACGCCGACCTGCTCACGCCGCTCATCACCAAGCTGTCGCCCCACCCGGCCTCGCCGCTGCGCCGCCCGCAGTCGGCCGACACCTACATGTCGCGCTCGCTCAACCCCGCCCTGGACGGCCTCTCCCACGGGCTGGCCGGCCAGGACAAGCGGGCGGCCGAGCTCGGGGGCAAGGCCTCGCCCATGTCCCACTCCTTCGCCAACTTCCAGTACCCCGGCGGCCCCAGCCTGACCCGCAGCCTGATGATGGAGCACGCGGACTGCCGGCGCATTTACGAGGAGGCCCCGGAGAG AACGAACGCCTCGGTGGACAGGATGCTGGGATCGGTGGGACCCCTGGCCCCGCGGCCCTCCTCGGCCCCCGGcggggaggccccgcccccgggctcGTCCGAGAGGAACGAG CTGCGGGACTCCTCAGACCAGTTCCAGGAGTACTACAGGCAGCGCATGCGCGTGCAGCAGCACCTGGAGCAGAAGGAGCAGCAGAGGCAGCTCTACCAGCAGATGCTCCTGGAGGGCGGAGTCAACCAGCAGGAAGGCCCGGACGGACAGCACAACCTCACCGACAAGTTCCTCAACAA GTCCATacagaagctggaggagctgaatgTTGGGATGGAGAACCTCGGGGAGGAGGTGCAGCCCATGCGTAACGGGAAGGCAGGAAGTGCGGGCCACGCCCCTGGCAACAACATCACGCTGACGCCGGAGACGGGACAGGCGCAGGCCGGCGCCAGCGTGGTCAGCAGCACGCCCCACAGGGGCGGGGCCCGCGGCATGCCCTCCCTGGACGAGTCGCCAGTCCTGGTGCCTCAGAG tgtgcagAAGGACAGTGACACCCAGCCGCCTGCTCTGAATGACACAGGATCCTCTCCAACACGGAGGACTCAGTCTCAGGAG GGGGACAAGCCCAAGGCTCAGTTTGTGGCCATCAGCACACTGGAGGACACGCAGGCCGTGCGCGCCGTGGCCTTCCACCCCTCGGGGGCGCTCTACGCCGTGGGCTCCAATTCAAAAACGCTGCGGGTCTGCGCCTATCCGGACGTGCTGGACCCCAG CGGGTCGGACTGCATTAAGCAGCCGGTCGTTCGCTTCAAGAGGAACAAGCATCACAAGGGCTCCATATACTGCGTGGCCTGGAGCCACTGCGGCCAGCTGCTGGCCACCGGCTCCAACGACAAGTACGTCAAAGTGCTGCCCTTCAATGCCGAGACCTGCAACGCCACAG gGCCTGACCTGGAGTTCAGCATGCACGACGGCACCATCCGCGACCTGGCCTTCATGGAGGGCCCGGAGAGCGGCGGGACGATCCTGATCAGCGCCGGCGCCGGAGACTGCAACATCTACACCACAGACTGCCAGAGAGGCCAGGGTCTGCATGCGCTCAGTGGGCACACAG GTCACATCTTGTCCCTGTACACGTGGGGTGGCTGGATGATTGCTTCGGGCTCTCAGGACAAGACGGTGCGGTTCTGGGACCTGCGAGTACCCAGCTGCGTACGGGTAGTGGGGACGGCCTTACACGGCACAG GCAGTGCTGTGGCCTCAGTAGCTGTGGACCCCAGTGGGCGGCTCTTGGCCACCGGCCAGGAGGACTGCAGCTGCATGCTCTATGACATCAGAGGAGGCAGGATGGTGCAGACGTACCGCCCCCACAGCAGCGACGTGCGCTCGGTCCGCTTCTCCCCCGGGGCTCACTACCTGCTCACCGGCTCCTACGACAATAAAGTCATCATCACTGACCTACAAG GGGACCTGACCAAGCAGCTGCCGCTCACGGTGGTGGGAGAGCACGGGGACAAGGTGATCCAGTGCAGGTGGCACACGCACGACCTCTCCTTCCTGTCCTCCTCGGCCGACCGGACAGTCACACTGTGGGCCCACAACCCGTAG
- the LOC135253147 gene encoding WD repeat-containing protein 47-like isoform X2 — protein sequence MDKFDRKRFRYIVLKQKFLEALCVNNAMSADNEPQHMEVTMQEAVKCLHSLEEFCPSKEDYSKLCLLLTLPRLTNHAEFKDWNPSTARVHCFEEACVMVAEFIPADRKLSEAGFKASGNRLFQLLIKGVLYECCVEFCQSKATGEQITESEVLLGIDVLCGNGCDDLDLSLLSWLQNLAPGVFSCAFEQKVLNIHVDRLAKPAKAAYADLLTPLITKLSPHPASPLRRPQSADTYMSRSLNPALDGLSHGLAGQDKRAAELGGKASPMSHSFANFQYPGGPSLTRSLMMEHADCRRIYEEAPERTNASVDRMLGSVGPLAPRPSSAPGGEAPPPGSSERNELRDSSDQFQEYYRQRMRVQQHLEQKEQQRQLYQQMLLEGGVNQQEGPDGQHNLTDKFLNKSIQKLEELNVGMENLGEEVQPMRNGKAGSAGHAPGNNITLTPETGQAQAGASVVSSTPHRGGARGMPSLDESPVLVPQSVQKDSDTQPPALNDTGSSPTRRTQSQEGDKPKAQFVAISTLEDTQAVRAVAFHPSGALYAVGSNSKTLRVCAYPDVLDPSGSDCIKQPVVRFKRNKHHKGSIYCVAWSHCGQLLATGSNDKYVKVLPFNAETCNATGPDLEFSMHDGTIRDLAFMEGPESGGTILISAGAGDCNIYTTDCQRGQGLHALSGHTGHILSLYTWGGWMIASGSQDKTVRFWDLRVPSCVRVVGTALHGTGSAVASVAVDPSGRLLATGQEDCSCMLYDIRGGRMVQTYRPHSSDVRSVRFSPGAHYLLTGSYDNKVIITDLQGDLTKQLPLTVVGEHGDKVIQCRWHTHDLSFLSSSADRTVTLWAHNP from the exons ATGGATAAGTTTGACCGAAAGAG GTTTCGCTACATCGTCCTGAAGCAGAAGTTTCTGGAAGCCCTGTGCGTGAACAACGCCATGTCGGCAGACAACGAGCCCCAGCAT aTGGAGGTCACCATGCAGGAGGCGGTCAAGTGCCTCCACTCCCTGGAGGAGTTCTGTCCCTCCAAGGAGGACTACAGCAAGCTGTGCCTGCTCCTGACGCTGCCCCGCCTCACCAACCACGCCGAGTTCAAGGACTGGAACCCGAGCACGGCGCGCGTGCACTGCTTCGAGGAGGCCTGCGTGATGGTGGCCGAGTTCATCCCGGCCGACCGCAAGCTGAGCGAGGCCGGCTTCAAGGCCAGCGGCAACCGGCTCTTCCAGCTGCTCATCAAGGGCGTGCTGTACGAGTGCTGCGTGGAGTTCTGCCAGAGCAAGGCCACGGGCGAGCAGATCACCGAGAGCGAGGTGCTGCTGGGCATCGACGTGCTCTGCGGCAACGGCTGCGACGACCTGGACCTCAGCCTGCTGTCCTGGCTGCAGAACCTGGCGCCCGGCGTCTTCTCCTGCGCCTTCGAGCAGAAGGTGCTCAACATCCACGTGGACCGGCTGGCCAAGCCGGCCAAGGCCGCCTACGCCGACCTGCTCACGCCGCTCATCACCAAGCTGTCGCCCCACCCGGCCTCGCCGCTGCGCCGCCCGCAGTCGGCCGACACCTACATGTCGCGCTCGCTCAACCCCGCCCTGGACGGCCTCTCCCACGGGCTGGCCGGCCAGGACAAGCGGGCGGCCGAGCTCGGGGGCAAGGCCTCGCCCATGTCCCACTCCTTCGCCAACTTCCAGTACCCCGGCGGCCCCAGCCTGACCCGCAGCCTGATGATGGAGCACGCGGACTGCCGGCGCATTTACGAGGAGGCCCCGGAGAG AACGAACGCCTCGGTGGACAGGATGCTGGGATCGGTGGGACCCCTGGCCCCGCGGCCCTCCTCGGCCCCCGGcggggaggccccgcccccgggctcGTCCGAGAGGAACGAG CTGCGGGACTCCTCAGACCAGTTCCAGGAGTACTACAGGCAGCGCATGCGCGTGCAGCAGCACCTGGAGCAGAAGGAGCAGCAGAGGCAGCTCTACCAGCAGATGCTCCTGGAGGGCGGAGTCAACCAGCAGGAAGGCCCGGACGGACAGCACAACCTCACCGACAAGTTCCTCAACAA GTCCATacagaagctggaggagctgaatgTTGGGATGGAGAACCTCGGGGAGGAGGTGCAGCCCATGCGTAACGGGAAGGCAGGAAGTGCGGGCCACGCCCCTGGCAACAACATCACGCTGACGCCGGAGACGGGACAGGCGCAGGCCGGCGCCAGCGTGGTCAGCAGCACGCCCCACAGGGGCGGGGCCCGCGGCATGCCCTCCCTGGACGAGTCGCCAGTCCTGGTGCCTCAGAG tgtgcagAAGGACAGTGACACCCAGCCGCCTGCTCTGAATGACACAGGATCCTCTCCAACACGGAGGACTCAGTCTCAGGAG GGGGACAAGCCCAAGGCTCAGTTTGTGGCCATCAGCACACTGGAGGACACGCAGGCCGTGCGCGCCGTGGCCTTCCACCCCTCGGGGGCGCTCTACGCCGTGGGCTCCAATTCAAAAACGCTGCGGGTCTGCGCCTATCCGGACGTGCTGGACCCCAG CGGGTCGGACTGCATTAAGCAGCCGGTCGTTCGCTTCAAGAGGAACAAGCATCACAAGGGCTCCATATACTGCGTGGCCTGGAGCCACTGCGGCCAGCTGCTGGCCACCGGCTCCAACGACAAGTACGTCAAAGTGCTGCCCTTCAATGCCGAGACCTGCAACGCCACAG gGCCTGACCTGGAGTTCAGCATGCACGACGGCACCATCCGCGACCTGGCCTTCATGGAGGGCCCGGAGAGCGGCGGGACGATCCTGATCAGCGCCGGCGCCGGAGACTGCAACATCTACACCACAGACTGCCAGAGAGGCCAGGGTCTGCATGCGCTCAGTGGGCACACAG GTCACATCTTGTCCCTGTACACGTGGGGTGGCTGGATGATTGCTTCGGGCTCTCAGGACAAGACGGTGCGGTTCTGGGACCTGCGAGTACCCAGCTGCGTACGGGTAGTGGGGACGGCCTTACACGGCACAG GCAGTGCTGTGGCCTCAGTAGCTGTGGACCCCAGTGGGCGGCTCTTGGCCACCGGCCAGGAGGACTGCAGCTGCATGCTCTATGACATCAGAGGAGGCAGGATGGTGCAGACGTACCGCCCCCACAGCAGCGACGTGCGCTCGGTCCGCTTCTCCCCCGGGGCTCACTACCTGCTCACCGGCTCCTACGACAATAAAGTCATCATCACTGACCTACAAG GGGACCTGACCAAGCAGCTGCCGCTCACGGTGGTGGGAGAGCACGGGGACAAGGTGATCCAGTGCAGGTGGCACACGCACGACCTCTCCTTCCTGTCCTCCTCGGCCGACCGGACAGTCACACTGTGGGCCCACAACCCGTAG
- the clcc1 gene encoding chloride channel CLIC-like protein 1 isoform X1, whose product MMGVMYLAEQNVKVPYVMHKLFGRKQNPYRKKSIGNLQREPMAEDASELAYKNTSSLLFLAVHGQVDEDEWIDPTDMLNYDASTKTMRKTEPSHANGPTKRREYMLDSSQKPSCPDITEYSNKVASLQREIQELEKRIASASQKPAIHPVFKRFLAKLMKLIKNLSLPKELHSDVHYDAEVRLSRHAVAEIQKIIDEDDSLRTGALDDALSKILVNFKQHDYEAWKWRFEDTFGVEIGTVLQVCACVLIIVLIICGELWSSVSWFVQFRRVFAICFFVSIVWNWFYLYKIAFAEHQTNIVKFESVNEKCTGVKKIDWKDNLKEWFRSTWTLQDDPCKKYYEVLMVNPILLVPPTKAISVTITTFITEPLKHLGQGISEFLRALLKDLPVTLQIPVLLTIVLSILVFMYGSAQAAIQHIIPRPWGGRQDPPPALVAQNPVPQLREAPPDQPAGGDAPRQAVLPRRQGEQRAPVRQRRQNRRREDQAPVFVETLRQADHPFSEDEIDAEHQEDHSEMEDHELPTGGALLEEEEENVVTENENLSGDSQCNSNKDRLKSENPSGHSKSAQQKGEDPSRNSQRPRVPDGLSEEKTTSVTQERVENIGSPIQETAFQS is encoded by the exons ATGATGGGTGTAATGTATCTCgcagaacaaaacgtgaaagtGCCTTACGTTATGCACAAACTTTTcggcagaaaacaaaatccctaCCGGAAAAAAAGCATCGGAAATCTGcagagggaacccatggcggaagatgcGTCCGAATTGGCCTACAAAAATAcgtcatcact CCTTTTTCTGGCTGTTCACGGGCAAGTGGATGAGGATGAATGGATCGACCCCACTGACATGTTGAACTACGATGCTTCGACAAAAACAATGAGGAAAACCGAG CCAAGCCATGCCAATGGCCCCACAAAAAGGAGGGAGTACATGCTGGATTCAAGTCAGAAGCCTTCTTGCCCGGACATTACCGAGTACAGTAATAAAGTCGCCAGTCTACAGAGAGAG attcAAGAACTTGAAAAGAGGATTGCATCAGCATCCCAAAAGCCTGCTATTCACCCAGTTTTTAAACGATTCCTTGCCAAGCTCATGAAGTTAATTAAAAATCTGAGTCTT CCCAAAGAACTGCATAGTGATGTCCATTACGATGCAGAAGTGAGGCTATCTCGACACGCTGTAGCTGAAATTCAGAAGATTATAGATGAGGACGATAGCTTGAGAACAGGGGCCTTGGATGATGCCCTGAGCAAGATACTGGTCAATTTCAAACAACATGATTATGAGGCCTGGAAGTGGCGATTTGAGGACACTTTTGGTGTGGAGATTGGCACTGTTCTGCAG gtCTGTGCCTGCGTATTAATCATAGTGCTGATAATATGTGGTGAGCTGTGGTCATCAGTATCTTGGTTTGTCCAGTTCAGGCGAGTCTTTGCCATCTGCTTCTTCGTCAGTATTGTCTGGAACTGGTTCTATCTGTACAAG ATAGCCTTTGCTGAGCATCAAACCAATATTGTAAAATTTGAAAGTGTCAATGAGAAGTGTACTGGAGTGAAGAAGATTGACTGGAAGGATAACTTGAAgg AATGGTTCAGAAGCACCTGGACTCTACAAGATGACCCTTGTAAGAAATACTATGAGGTCCTTATGGTGAACCCAATTTTACTGGTTCCTCCAACTAAG gcaatTTCTGTCACCATTACCACTTTCATTACGGAGCCACTGAAGCATCTGGGGCAGGGAATCAGTGAGTTCCTCAGAGCTCTCCTCAAGGACCTGCCAGTCACACTACAGATCCCTGTCCTTTTGACTATTGTTCTGTCCATCTTG GTCTTCATGTATGGAAGTGCCCAGGCGGCAATACAACATATCATCCCCAGACCATGGGGGGGTCGCCAGGACCCACCCCCAGCTCTTGTTGCACAGAATCCGGTCCCACAGCTGAGGGAGGCACCTCCAGATCAACCAGCCGGGGGTGATGCACCCCGTCAGGCTGTACTCCCAAGAAGACAGGGGGAGCAGAGAGCCCCTGTACGCCAGAGGAGGCAGAACAGGCGCAGGGAGGACCAGGCCCCAGTGTTCGTAGAGACCTTGCGTCAAGCTGACCATCCCTTCAGCGAGGACGAGATTGACGCAGAGCACCAAGAGGATCACTCTGAGATGGAGGACCATGAACTGCCAACAGGAGGTGCTCTTcttgaggaagaggaggagaatgtagtgactgaaaatgaaaatctatCTGGTGACTCGCAGTGTAATTCGAACAAGGACAGGTTGAAATCCGAAAATCCAAGTGGCCATAGCAAGTCTGCTCAGCAAAAAGGGGAGGATCCCTCACGGAATTCCCAGAGACCAAGG GTGCCGGATGGTTTGTCAGAAGAGAAGACCACATCTGTCACTCAGGAACGTGTAGAAAATATTGGATCACCGATACAGGAAACTGCTTTTCAATCTTAA
- the clcc1 gene encoding chloride channel CLIC-like protein 1 isoform X2: MHARRYLYLNAERMLVTFILCSLFLAVHGQVDEDEWIDPTDMLNYDASTKTMRKTEPSHANGPTKRREYMLDSSQKPSCPDITEYSNKVASLQREIQELEKRIASASQKPAIHPVFKRFLAKLMKLIKNLSLPKELHSDVHYDAEVRLSRHAVAEIQKIIDEDDSLRTGALDDALSKILVNFKQHDYEAWKWRFEDTFGVEIGTVLQVCACVLIIVLIICGELWSSVSWFVQFRRVFAICFFVSIVWNWFYLYKIAFAEHQTNIVKFESVNEKCTGVKKIDWKDNLKEWFRSTWTLQDDPCKKYYEVLMVNPILLVPPTKAISVTITTFITEPLKHLGQGISEFLRALLKDLPVTLQIPVLLTIVLSILVFMYGSAQAAIQHIIPRPWGGRQDPPPALVAQNPVPQLREAPPDQPAGGDAPRQAVLPRRQGEQRAPVRQRRQNRRREDQAPVFVETLRQADHPFSEDEIDAEHQEDHSEMEDHELPTGGALLEEEEENVVTENENLSGDSQCNSNKDRLKSENPSGHSKSAQQKGEDPSRNSQRPRVPDGLSEEKTTSVTQERVENIGSPIQETAFQS; the protein is encoded by the exons atgcatgcacgaAGATACTTGTACCTTAATGCTGAAAGAATGCTCGTCACATTTATCCTGTGCAGCCTTTTTCTGGCTGTTCACGGGCAAGTGGATGAGGATGAATGGATCGACCCCACTGACATGTTGAACTACGATGCTTCGACAAAAACAATGAGGAAAACCGAG CCAAGCCATGCCAATGGCCCCACAAAAAGGAGGGAGTACATGCTGGATTCAAGTCAGAAGCCTTCTTGCCCGGACATTACCGAGTACAGTAATAAAGTCGCCAGTCTACAGAGAGAG attcAAGAACTTGAAAAGAGGATTGCATCAGCATCCCAAAAGCCTGCTATTCACCCAGTTTTTAAACGATTCCTTGCCAAGCTCATGAAGTTAATTAAAAATCTGAGTCTT CCCAAAGAACTGCATAGTGATGTCCATTACGATGCAGAAGTGAGGCTATCTCGACACGCTGTAGCTGAAATTCAGAAGATTATAGATGAGGACGATAGCTTGAGAACAGGGGCCTTGGATGATGCCCTGAGCAAGATACTGGTCAATTTCAAACAACATGATTATGAGGCCTGGAAGTGGCGATTTGAGGACACTTTTGGTGTGGAGATTGGCACTGTTCTGCAG gtCTGTGCCTGCGTATTAATCATAGTGCTGATAATATGTGGTGAGCTGTGGTCATCAGTATCTTGGTTTGTCCAGTTCAGGCGAGTCTTTGCCATCTGCTTCTTCGTCAGTATTGTCTGGAACTGGTTCTATCTGTACAAG ATAGCCTTTGCTGAGCATCAAACCAATATTGTAAAATTTGAAAGTGTCAATGAGAAGTGTACTGGAGTGAAGAAGATTGACTGGAAGGATAACTTGAAgg AATGGTTCAGAAGCACCTGGACTCTACAAGATGACCCTTGTAAGAAATACTATGAGGTCCTTATGGTGAACCCAATTTTACTGGTTCCTCCAACTAAG gcaatTTCTGTCACCATTACCACTTTCATTACGGAGCCACTGAAGCATCTGGGGCAGGGAATCAGTGAGTTCCTCAGAGCTCTCCTCAAGGACCTGCCAGTCACACTACAGATCCCTGTCCTTTTGACTATTGTTCTGTCCATCTTG GTCTTCATGTATGGAAGTGCCCAGGCGGCAATACAACATATCATCCCCAGACCATGGGGGGGTCGCCAGGACCCACCCCCAGCTCTTGTTGCACAGAATCCGGTCCCACAGCTGAGGGAGGCACCTCCAGATCAACCAGCCGGGGGTGATGCACCCCGTCAGGCTGTACTCCCAAGAAGACAGGGGGAGCAGAGAGCCCCTGTACGCCAGAGGAGGCAGAACAGGCGCAGGGAGGACCAGGCCCCAGTGTTCGTAGAGACCTTGCGTCAAGCTGACCATCCCTTCAGCGAGGACGAGATTGACGCAGAGCACCAAGAGGATCACTCTGAGATGGAGGACCATGAACTGCCAACAGGAGGTGCTCTTcttgaggaagaggaggagaatgtagtgactgaaaatgaaaatctatCTGGTGACTCGCAGTGTAATTCGAACAAGGACAGGTTGAAATCCGAAAATCCAAGTGGCCATAGCAAGTCTGCTCAGCAAAAAGGGGAGGATCCCTCACGGAATTCCCAGAGACCAAGG GTGCCGGATGGTTTGTCAGAAGAGAAGACCACATCTGTCACTCAGGAACGTGTAGAAAATATTGGATCACCGATACAGGAAACTGCTTTTCAATCTTAA
- the clcc1 gene encoding chloride channel CLIC-like protein 1 isoform X3: MLNYDASTKTMRKTEPSHANGPTKRREYMLDSSQKPSCPDITEYSNKVASLQREIQELEKRIASASQKPAIHPVFKRFLAKLMKLIKNLSLPKELHSDVHYDAEVRLSRHAVAEIQKIIDEDDSLRTGALDDALSKILVNFKQHDYEAWKWRFEDTFGVEIGTVLQVCACVLIIVLIICGELWSSVSWFVQFRRVFAICFFVSIVWNWFYLYKIAFAEHQTNIVKFESVNEKCTGVKKIDWKDNLKEWFRSTWTLQDDPCKKYYEVLMVNPILLVPPTKAISVTITTFITEPLKHLGQGISEFLRALLKDLPVTLQIPVLLTIVLSILVFMYGSAQAAIQHIIPRPWGGRQDPPPALVAQNPVPQLREAPPDQPAGGDAPRQAVLPRRQGEQRAPVRQRRQNRRREDQAPVFVETLRQADHPFSEDEIDAEHQEDHSEMEDHELPTGGALLEEEEENVVTENENLSGDSQCNSNKDRLKSENPSGHSKSAQQKGEDPSRNSQRPRVPDGLSEEKTTSVTQERVENIGSPIQETAFQS, translated from the exons ATGTTGAACTACGATGCTTCGACAAAAACAATGAGGAAAACCGAG CCAAGCCATGCCAATGGCCCCACAAAAAGGAGGGAGTACATGCTGGATTCAAGTCAGAAGCCTTCTTGCCCGGACATTACCGAGTACAGTAATAAAGTCGCCAGTCTACAGAGAGAG attcAAGAACTTGAAAAGAGGATTGCATCAGCATCCCAAAAGCCTGCTATTCACCCAGTTTTTAAACGATTCCTTGCCAAGCTCATGAAGTTAATTAAAAATCTGAGTCTT CCCAAAGAACTGCATAGTGATGTCCATTACGATGCAGAAGTGAGGCTATCTCGACACGCTGTAGCTGAAATTCAGAAGATTATAGATGAGGACGATAGCTTGAGAACAGGGGCCTTGGATGATGCCCTGAGCAAGATACTGGTCAATTTCAAACAACATGATTATGAGGCCTGGAAGTGGCGATTTGAGGACACTTTTGGTGTGGAGATTGGCACTGTTCTGCAG gtCTGTGCCTGCGTATTAATCATAGTGCTGATAATATGTGGTGAGCTGTGGTCATCAGTATCTTGGTTTGTCCAGTTCAGGCGAGTCTTTGCCATCTGCTTCTTCGTCAGTATTGTCTGGAACTGGTTCTATCTGTACAAG ATAGCCTTTGCTGAGCATCAAACCAATATTGTAAAATTTGAAAGTGTCAATGAGAAGTGTACTGGAGTGAAGAAGATTGACTGGAAGGATAACTTGAAgg AATGGTTCAGAAGCACCTGGACTCTACAAGATGACCCTTGTAAGAAATACTATGAGGTCCTTATGGTGAACCCAATTTTACTGGTTCCTCCAACTAAG gcaatTTCTGTCACCATTACCACTTTCATTACGGAGCCACTGAAGCATCTGGGGCAGGGAATCAGTGAGTTCCTCAGAGCTCTCCTCAAGGACCTGCCAGTCACACTACAGATCCCTGTCCTTTTGACTATTGTTCTGTCCATCTTG GTCTTCATGTATGGAAGTGCCCAGGCGGCAATACAACATATCATCCCCAGACCATGGGGGGGTCGCCAGGACCCACCCCCAGCTCTTGTTGCACAGAATCCGGTCCCACAGCTGAGGGAGGCACCTCCAGATCAACCAGCCGGGGGTGATGCACCCCGTCAGGCTGTACTCCCAAGAAGACAGGGGGAGCAGAGAGCCCCTGTACGCCAGAGGAGGCAGAACAGGCGCAGGGAGGACCAGGCCCCAGTGTTCGTAGAGACCTTGCGTCAAGCTGACCATCCCTTCAGCGAGGACGAGATTGACGCAGAGCACCAAGAGGATCACTCTGAGATGGAGGACCATGAACTGCCAACAGGAGGTGCTCTTcttgaggaagaggaggagaatgtagtgactgaaaatgaaaatctatCTGGTGACTCGCAGTGTAATTCGAACAAGGACAGGTTGAAATCCGAAAATCCAAGTGGCCATAGCAAGTCTGCTCAGCAAAAAGGGGAGGATCCCTCACGGAATTCCCAGAGACCAAGG GTGCCGGATGGTTTGTCAGAAGAGAAGACCACATCTGTCACTCAGGAACGTGTAGAAAATATTGGATCACCGATACAGGAAACTGCTTTTCAATCTTAA